One window from the genome of Leptospirillum ferriphilum encodes:
- the trmFO gene encoding methylenetetrahydrofolate--tRNA-(uracil(54)-C(5))-methyltransferase (FADH(2)-oxidizing) TrmFO encodes MTLFVPTKHAAMRTPEGNRKVVTIVGGGLAGTEAALRLADRGHSVLLYEMRPRNTSGAHKTPLLGELVCSNSLKSLSAQTPHGLLKEELLKSGSPVIESAMECRIPGGGALVVDRDAFARRLTDRVLSHPRIRVERRLVDRLPADRPLILATGPLTHPSLVEDLTTHLPGGRLSFYDAIAPIVEADSLDFGRLFRGDRHGTPGSGDHWNAPMDRETYERFCEALLEGEQVPPHEGVEDSPEVLRAFQACQPIESLAETGRQTLAFGPLRPVGLVDPSTGREPYAVVQLRPEDADESAFNLVGFQTRLRYPEQERIFRMIPGLEQARFLRHGSLHRNTFLDAPALLKDDLTLSGLPGVYATGQILGVEGYTESVTMGFLTALVLDGAWASDTPWTFDAKMILPPAETAMGALLSGLSPRRSGAFAPVNLHFGLFPRPSGATSRRIPREQIVARARRAFSGWWAGRSDWDSRRLGVGG; translated from the coding sequence TTGACCTTGTTTGTCCCAACGAAGCATGCAGCCATGCGAACACCGGAGGGTAACCGGAAGGTCGTCACGATTGTCGGCGGGGGACTTGCCGGGACGGAGGCGGCTCTGCGTCTGGCCGACAGGGGGCATTCCGTTCTCCTGTACGAAATGAGGCCCCGGAACACGAGCGGCGCCCACAAGACTCCCCTTCTGGGGGAACTGGTCTGTTCCAATTCCCTGAAAAGTCTCAGTGCCCAGACGCCTCACGGTCTTCTGAAGGAAGAACTTCTGAAATCAGGCTCTCCCGTGATCGAATCGGCGATGGAATGCCGTATTCCGGGTGGGGGGGCCCTGGTCGTCGACCGCGACGCGTTTGCCCGCCGGCTGACGGACCGGGTTCTCTCCCATCCCCGAATCCGTGTGGAACGGCGTCTTGTCGACCGCCTTCCGGCGGATCGGCCGCTCATCCTGGCCACCGGACCTCTCACCCATCCCTCCCTGGTGGAAGATCTCACAACGCATCTCCCGGGAGGACGCCTCTCTTTCTATGACGCCATCGCGCCGATCGTGGAAGCCGATTCCCTGGACTTCGGCCGCCTGTTTCGCGGGGACCGCCACGGAACGCCGGGTTCGGGAGACCACTGGAATGCCCCGATGGACCGGGAGACATACGAACGATTTTGTGAAGCCCTCCTGGAAGGGGAACAGGTCCCTCCGCACGAAGGCGTCGAAGACAGTCCGGAGGTTCTCCGGGCGTTTCAGGCATGTCAGCCCATCGAATCCCTCGCCGAAACCGGCCGGCAGACCCTGGCGTTCGGTCCGCTCCGACCGGTGGGGCTGGTCGATCCGTCGACCGGGCGGGAACCGTATGCGGTCGTCCAGCTTCGTCCCGAGGACGCCGATGAATCGGCGTTCAACCTGGTGGGGTTCCAGACGCGACTCCGGTATCCTGAACAGGAGCGGATTTTCCGGATGATTCCCGGACTGGAACAGGCCCGCTTTCTCCGTCATGGATCCCTTCACCGGAACACCTTCCTGGATGCTCCCGCTCTTCTGAAGGACGATTTGACCCTGTCCGGTCTTCCGGGCGTCTATGCCACCGGACAGATCCTGGGGGTGGAGGGGTATACCGAATCGGTGACGATGGGCTTTTTGACCGCGCTCGTTCTTGACGGCGCCTGGGCGTCGGACACGCCCTGGACTTTTGACGCGAAAATGATCCTTCCTCCGGCGGAGACCGCGATGGGCGCTCTTCTTTCCGGGCTTTCTCCCCGACGGTCCGGGGCCTTTGCACCCGTGAACCTTCACTTCGGGTTGTTCCCCCGCCCGTCCGGGGCAACCTCTCGCCGCATTCCGCGAGAGCAGATCGTCGCCCGCGCCCGCCGGGCCTTTTCGGGGTGGTGGGCCGGCAGAAGCGACTGGGATTCCCGGAGGCTGGGCGTTGGGGGGTAA
- the hslV gene encoding ATP-dependent protease subunit HslV has protein sequence MIRAAEDNRVPLFKGTTIVSVRRGDRVALGGDGQITLGTMIVKARSRKVRSLYQGRVLAGFAGSTADALTLFERFESMLESHQGHVGRASVALAKDWRTDRSLRRLEALLAVASKESTYLISGAGDVIEPEEGLLSIGSGSSYALASARVLLKHTALTPEEIVRESLSVAADLDIYTNHEMTVLSLPSGERERSGGES, from the coding sequence ATGATCAGGGCAGCTGAAGACAACAGGGTCCCGTTGTTCAAGGGGACGACCATTGTGAGCGTGCGCCGGGGAGACCGGGTGGCTCTTGGAGGGGACGGCCAGATCACGCTGGGAACGATGATCGTGAAGGCCCGGTCCAGAAAGGTCCGCTCCCTTTATCAGGGACGGGTTCTGGCGGGGTTTGCCGGGTCGACCGCGGATGCCTTGACGCTCTTCGAGCGTTTCGAAAGCATGCTGGAGTCCCATCAGGGACATGTCGGCCGGGCCAGCGTGGCCCTGGCCAAGGACTGGAGAACCGACAGAAGCCTCCGTCGGCTGGAAGCCCTTTTGGCCGTCGCCTCGAAAGAGTCGACGTATCTGATTTCCGGAGCCGGAGACGTGATCGAACCCGAGGAAGGCCTCCTGTCGATCGGTTCGGGGTCCTCCTATGCCCTGGCGTCCGCCCGGGTTCTTCTGAAACATACGGCCCTGACGCCGGAGGAAATCGTCCGGGAATCCCTGTCTGTCGCGGCCGATCTCGATATTTACACCAACCACGAAATGACGGTTCTCTCCCTGCCATCGGGCGAGAGGGAACGGTCGGGAGGAGAATCGTGA
- the topA gene encoding type I DNA topoisomerase, whose translation MAEKKSDKTVRPTKAVQKKATTRRSTTKKASSGAKGGAVSKTSRAQAAGKTLIIVESPTKARTLSKVLGSGYLVKASVGHVKDLPPSRLGIDVDHDFALEFEVHPDKKKVLSEIRSEARSAREVYLASDPDREGEAIAYHIASELEALPVPPKRVLFHELTEGGIRSALSEPGEIDVRKVEAQKARRALDRIVGYTISPLLWDRVRRGLSAGRVQSVAVRLVCDREDEIARFVREEYWTIDARFRPGDPRVPPTFLSRLDRVSGEKPVLPDARTAGQAVERIRRERFTVGEITRADKKRNPSPPLTTSRLQQEAANRLRFSAKKTMTVAQKLYEGVDLPGQGPVGLITYMRTDSVRVSPEAAEAARSWIRQHHPDGLPARAPAYKNRKGIQDAHEAIRPSDVRRTPESLQGSIDPDLFRLYDLIWKSFVESQMSPALYLQTTVLVEGDQGDVFRASGRVLKSPGFLALRGLSVAPEDGAGEGEGEDRLLPPLETGEIVSLEEVTPDQHFTEPPPRYSEASLIRELEEKGIGRPSTYATILSTIQDREYVEKKENRFYPTDLGKAVNSLLVESFPDLMSVRFTARMEEELDQVEEGERGYRDVVGDFYTPFHHEVEKAKKGGMTNLKKLEVPTDVSCPVCQAPMNRKWGKNGSYLSCSRYPECKTTRNFTEENGQIRIVEEALPEGEVCHVCQAPMVIKKGRFGTFLACSRYPECKTTRPWPPKAEASLPAVSPAEAPVCPECSSPMVQKRGRFGSFWACSRYPECKGTRPLATGHPCPVKGCKGELVPRRGKRGTFYGCSRYPECTFLLNGEPVRDPCPDCQFPYRVRTGKKSVDLVCPNEACSHANTGG comes from the coding sequence TTGGCGGAAAAGAAGTCCGACAAGACGGTTAGGCCGACGAAAGCCGTTCAAAAAAAGGCGACAACGAGGCGATCGACCACAAAAAAGGCTTCTTCCGGCGCGAAGGGGGGAGCGGTTTCAAAAACCTCCCGGGCACAGGCGGCCGGAAAAACCCTGATCATCGTCGAGAGCCCCACGAAAGCCAGGACATTGTCCAAAGTCCTGGGATCGGGCTATCTCGTGAAAGCCTCTGTGGGACATGTCAAGGACCTCCCCCCGTCGCGTCTCGGAATCGACGTGGACCACGACTTCGCGCTCGAATTCGAGGTTCATCCCGACAAGAAAAAAGTGCTGTCGGAGATCCGCTCCGAGGCCAGGTCCGCCCGGGAGGTCTATCTCGCCAGCGACCCGGATCGCGAGGGGGAGGCGATTGCCTACCATATTGCATCAGAGCTTGAAGCTCTTCCGGTCCCGCCAAAACGGGTCCTGTTCCACGAGCTGACGGAAGGCGGCATCCGCTCGGCCCTTTCCGAGCCCGGCGAGATCGATGTCCGGAAAGTCGAAGCCCAGAAGGCCCGTCGCGCTCTCGACCGGATTGTGGGATACACCATCTCTCCCCTCCTGTGGGATCGCGTGCGTCGGGGGCTTTCCGCGGGCAGGGTCCAGTCCGTGGCCGTGCGACTGGTCTGCGACAGGGAGGACGAGATCGCCCGTTTTGTCCGCGAGGAGTACTGGACGATCGATGCCCGTTTCCGTCCGGGAGATCCCCGGGTCCCTCCCACATTCCTGTCCAGACTGGATCGCGTATCGGGCGAGAAGCCCGTTCTTCCGGATGCCCGGACCGCCGGCCAGGCTGTGGAACGGATACGCCGGGAACGGTTCACGGTCGGTGAAATCACCCGCGCCGACAAGAAAAGGAATCCCTCTCCTCCGCTCACGACCAGCCGGCTCCAGCAGGAGGCGGCAAACCGGCTCCGGTTCTCCGCCAAGAAGACCATGACGGTGGCCCAGAAACTGTATGAAGGTGTCGACCTTCCGGGGCAGGGTCCCGTCGGGCTCATCACCTATATGAGAACCGACTCGGTGCGTGTTTCTCCCGAGGCCGCGGAAGCGGCGCGGAGCTGGATCCGGCAGCACCATCCTGACGGGCTTCCGGCACGCGCCCCCGCCTACAAGAACCGCAAGGGAATTCAGGATGCTCACGAAGCCATCCGTCCGAGCGACGTGAGACGGACGCCGGAATCCCTGCAGGGATCGATCGATCCGGACCTGTTCCGCCTTTACGATCTGATCTGGAAGAGCTTTGTGGAAAGCCAGATGTCTCCGGCCCTCTATCTGCAGACGACCGTTCTCGTGGAAGGGGACCAGGGAGACGTCTTCCGTGCATCCGGACGGGTGCTCAAGTCGCCGGGATTCCTCGCCCTGCGGGGGCTTTCCGTTGCGCCGGAAGACGGAGCGGGGGAAGGCGAGGGGGAAGACCGGTTGCTCCCCCCCCTCGAAACCGGGGAAATCGTGAGTCTGGAGGAGGTGACCCCTGACCAGCATTTTACCGAGCCTCCCCCGCGGTATTCCGAGGCCTCCCTCATCCGGGAGCTCGAGGAGAAGGGGATCGGACGTCCCAGTACCTATGCGACGATCCTTTCGACGATCCAGGACCGGGAATACGTGGAGAAAAAGGAAAACCGTTTTTATCCGACGGATCTTGGAAAGGCGGTCAACAGCCTTCTGGTGGAGTCTTTCCCGGACCTGATGAGCGTGCGCTTTACCGCCCGGATGGAGGAGGAGCTCGACCAGGTCGAGGAAGGCGAGCGCGGTTACCGCGACGTGGTGGGGGATTTCTATACCCCGTTTCACCACGAGGTGGAAAAGGCCAAGAAGGGCGGAATGACGAACCTCAAGAAGCTGGAGGTTCCGACGGATGTTTCCTGTCCGGTCTGCCAGGCCCCCATGAACCGGAAGTGGGGAAAAAACGGCTCTTATCTCTCCTGTTCGCGTTATCCGGAGTGCAAGACCACCCGGAACTTTACCGAGGAAAACGGACAGATCCGGATTGTCGAGGAGGCCCTTCCCGAAGGGGAGGTCTGCCATGTGTGCCAGGCCCCGATGGTCATCAAAAAAGGGCGGTTCGGAACATTTCTGGCGTGCTCGCGCTATCCGGAGTGCAAAACGACACGGCCGTGGCCTCCGAAAGCGGAGGCGTCCCTGCCGGCAGTCAGTCCGGCCGAGGCGCCGGTCTGTCCGGAATGCTCTTCCCCGATGGTTCAGAAGCGGGGCCGTTTCGGATCTTTCTGGGCGTGCTCGCGCTATCCGGAATGCAAGGGCACCCGCCCCCTGGCGACGGGTCATCCCTGTCCGGTCAAGGGTTGCAAGGGAGAACTCGTTCCCCGGAGGGGAAAGAGAGGAACCTTCTACGGGTGCAGCCGGTATCCGGAATGCACGTTTCTTCTGAACGGAGAGCCGGTGCGGGATCCCTGTCCGGACTGCCAGTTTCCCTACCGGGTCCGGACAGGAAAGAAGTCGGTTGACCTTGTTTGTCCCAACGAAGCATGCAGCCATGCGAACACCGGAGGGTAA
- a CDS encoding tyrosine-type recombinase/integrase, which translates to MGGKGSGEFRNPGKTEGRVPGNDDAVRDFLEELAQSGHSPRTLMAYRRDLDAFRRFLLLRGKDSPSDPSIDRTLALSYLFDLEQQEYRPRSVLRILSSLRSFYQWLCRKGRCPSNPFEDLSGPRRPKTVPTVLSEREMATLLESRPGNSWEDRRDTVMLELFYLTGIRLSELAGLVRGDLSPGMDRIQVRGKGNKERMVPLLGLTRELLRDFLSEEGGPGAPLFAVSPGGEALSVHQIGRIVRRRVRLSGLGDRGVTPHTFRHSCATHLLDRGMDLRKIQELLGHQSLGTTQKYTHVGLADLRRRYDRIRRKDVVDDDQGS; encoded by the coding sequence TTGGGGGGTAAGGGGTCCGGAGAATTCCGGAATCCGGGAAAAACAGAAGGCAGAGTTCCCGGAAACGACGATGCCGTCCGGGATTTTCTGGAGGAACTGGCCCAGTCCGGTCACTCTCCACGGACGCTGATGGCTTACCGGCGGGATCTGGACGCGTTCAGGAGGTTTCTTCTCCTCCGGGGGAAGGACTCCCCCTCCGATCCCTCGATTGACCGGACCCTCGCCCTGTCGTATCTTTTCGATCTCGAACAACAAGAGTACCGTCCGCGTTCGGTTCTCCGGATTCTCTCCTCCCTGCGTTCCTTCTACCAGTGGCTCTGCCGGAAAGGGCGATGTCCGTCGAACCCGTTCGAGGATCTTTCGGGACCGCGGAGGCCGAAAACGGTTCCGACCGTTCTTTCCGAACGGGAGATGGCCACTCTGCTGGAAAGCCGGCCGGGAAACTCCTGGGAAGACCGGCGGGACACGGTGATGCTCGAGCTCTTTTATCTGACCGGCATCCGGCTGTCCGAACTGGCGGGTCTGGTGCGGGGGGACCTGTCGCCGGGGATGGACCGGATCCAGGTCCGGGGGAAAGGGAACAAGGAGCGGATGGTTCCCCTTCTGGGGTTGACGAGGGAGCTTTTGAGGGACTTTCTGTCCGAAGAAGGGGGGCCGGGAGCGCCCCTGTTTGCCGTCTCTCCCGGAGGGGAGGCGCTGTCGGTCCATCAGATCGGCCGGATTGTTCGTCGTCGGGTCCGTCTGTCCGGACTGGGGGACCGGGGAGTGACCCCCCATACGTTTCGCCATTCCTGTGCGACCCATCTTCTCGACAGGGGAATGGACCTCCGGAAGATCCAGGAGCTTCTCGGGCACCAGTCCCTGGGAACCACGCAGAAGTACACCCATGTCGGGCTGGCGGATCTGCGCCGGCGATACGACCGAATCCGGCGAAAGGATGTTGTGGACGATGATCAGGGCAGCTGA
- the hslU gene encoding ATP-dependent protease ATPase subunit HslU yields the protein MNPESRPEVHSPAFPWTPGDIVRYLDRYIIGQGDAKKAVAVAIRNRVRRERVSGPMKEEILPRNILMIGATGSGKTEIARRLSRLLNAPFLKVEATKYTEVGYVGRNVESMIRDLAEVAYNEGLSRERDLVREDALKDVRERLLDALLPGGGQEATRSRLASRLDAGDLEDREVEILLRETSGGPPTGGSDWGEGSPEGMREMLGSILPPRQIRRRLAIRDARPLLLAEAADARVDAGKVSRETVARVEESGILFIDEIDKVIPRSGSVGADVSREGVQRDLLPIVEGSSVRTRHGIVRTDRILFIAAGAFHHARPSDLIPEFQGRFPVRVTLTALGSPELYRILTETEGSLVSQYKALLETEGVILDFREDGLREIAEVAWQVNEGTQNIGARRLFTVMEHLLEDVSFRAPEMAGQTVVIDRPFVQERLGKLVLDPDLTRYIL from the coding sequence GTGAATCCGGAGTCCCGTCCGGAGGTCCATTCCCCCGCGTTTCCATGGACGCCGGGAGACATTGTCCGGTACCTCGACCGGTATATCATCGGTCAGGGGGATGCAAAAAAAGCCGTGGCCGTGGCCATCCGGAACCGCGTCCGGCGGGAAAGGGTGTCGGGACCGATGAAGGAGGAGATTCTTCCCCGGAACATCCTGATGATCGGTGCGACCGGCTCCGGGAAGACCGAGATCGCCCGAAGGCTCTCGCGCCTTCTGAACGCGCCTTTTCTCAAGGTCGAGGCGACCAAGTACACGGAAGTGGGGTATGTGGGGAGAAATGTGGAGTCGATGATCCGGGATCTCGCGGAGGTGGCCTATAACGAGGGTCTCTCCCGCGAAAGGGACCTGGTCCGGGAGGACGCGCTGAAGGATGTCCGGGAACGCCTTCTGGACGCCCTGCTTCCGGGCGGAGGGCAGGAGGCGACCCGGAGCCGCCTGGCGTCCCGGCTCGATGCGGGGGATCTGGAGGACCGCGAAGTGGAGATCCTGCTTCGGGAGACGTCGGGCGGTCCTCCCACCGGAGGCTCCGACTGGGGCGAGGGATCTCCCGAAGGAATGCGGGAGATGCTCGGGAGCATTCTCCCTCCCCGCCAGATCCGCCGGCGTCTTGCAATCCGCGATGCCCGCCCCCTTCTGCTCGCGGAGGCGGCGGACGCCCGTGTGGACGCCGGGAAGGTCTCCCGGGAAACCGTGGCGCGGGTCGAGGAGTCGGGAATTCTGTTCATCGATGAGATCGACAAGGTGATTCCCCGGTCGGGCTCCGTCGGGGCGGATGTCTCGCGGGAAGGGGTCCAGCGGGACCTGTTGCCGATCGTTGAAGGTTCGTCGGTGCGCACCCGCCATGGAATCGTGCGCACCGACAGAATCCTCTTTATTGCGGCGGGGGCGTTCCATCACGCCCGTCCGTCGGATCTGATCCCCGAATTCCAGGGACGGTTTCCGGTGCGGGTGACGCTCACGGCCCTGGGAAGTCCGGAGCTCTACCGCATTCTGACCGAAACCGAGGGATCTCTTGTCAGCCAGTACAAGGCGCTTCTGGAAACCGAAGGCGTGATCCTTGATTTCCGGGAGGACGGTCTCCGGGAAATCGCCGAGGTGGCCTGGCAGGTGAACGAAGGAACCCAGAATATCGGGGCCCGCCGTCTTTTCACGGTCATGGAACATCTTCTGGAGGATGTCTCGTTCCGGGCGCCGGAAATGGCCGGACAGACGGTGGTCATCGACCGGCCCTTTGTGCAGGAAAGGCTCGGAAAGCTGGTCCTGGATCCGGACCTCACCCGTTACATTCTCTGA